From the Leucobacter tenebrionis genome, one window contains:
- a CDS encoding DUF1028 domain-containing protein: MTFSLLLRDPETGEFGSAISSSSPAVAARCVNLADGVGGAHSQNVTDPRLGPRLIEELRAGRAAQEAIDAVVAAADPATIGYRQLLVLDAAGRAAVYSGERALGNFGAATRENAVAGGNMLASLDVLDALVDTALSATGRIEERLYAALRAAVAAGGEEGPVHSAGLAVVGSAGWRITDLRVDWAEEDPIEALGRALEVWLPQRDDYVSRGLDPSAAPSYGVPGDE, encoded by the coding sequence GTGACCTTCTCGCTCCTCCTCCGCGACCCCGAGACCGGCGAGTTCGGATCGGCGATCTCGTCGTCGTCGCCCGCCGTCGCGGCGCGCTGCGTCAACCTCGCCGACGGGGTGGGCGGGGCCCACTCCCAGAACGTCACCGATCCGCGCCTCGGTCCCCGACTCATCGAGGAGCTCCGGGCGGGCCGCGCGGCGCAGGAGGCGATCGACGCGGTCGTCGCGGCGGCCGATCCCGCGACCATCGGCTACCGCCAGCTGCTCGTGCTCGACGCCGCCGGCCGCGCCGCCGTCTACTCGGGCGAGCGCGCGCTGGGCAACTTCGGCGCCGCGACGCGCGAGAACGCCGTCGCCGGCGGCAACATGCTGGCGAGCCTCGACGTGCTCGACGCCCTCGTCGACACCGCGCTCTCGGCGACGGGCCGGATCGAGGAGCGGCTGTACGCCGCGCTGCGGGCCGCCGTCGCCGCCGGCGGCGAGGAGGGACCGGTGCACTCGGCGGGGCTCGCGGTCGTCGGATCGGCCGGTTGGCGGATCACCGACCTCCGCGTCGACTGGGCCGAGGAGGACCCGATCGAGGCGCTCGGCCGAGCGCTCGAGGTGTGGCTGCCGCAGCGCGACGACTACGTAAGCCGCGGTCTCGACCCGTCCGCGGCCCCCTCCTACGGGGTGCCCGGCGATGAGTAG
- a CDS encoding RidA family protein, producing the protein MTEPTHLRLRKFNTKDTYPEQNLDNDLCQAVVANGVVYLRGQIGQDLETRESVGIGDVAAQTEQAMANIKMLLDEAGSRLEDIVKVTIYIIDPRYREDVYRTVGKWLKGVYPVSTGIVVQALARPEWLVEIDATAVISERSES; encoded by the coding sequence GTGACCGAGCCGACGCACCTCCGACTGAGGAAGTTCAACACCAAGGACACCTACCCCGAGCAGAACCTCGACAACGACCTCTGCCAGGCCGTCGTCGCGAACGGCGTCGTCTACCTGCGCGGGCAGATCGGTCAGGACCTCGAGACGCGGGAGTCGGTCGGGATCGGGGACGTCGCCGCGCAGACCGAGCAGGCCATGGCCAACATCAAGATGCTGCTCGATGAGGCGGGAAGCCGGCTCGAGGACATCGTCAAGGTCACCATCTACATCATCGACCCGCGCTACCGCGAGGACGTCTACCGCACCGTCGGGAAGTGGCTGAAGGGCGTCTACCCCGTCTCGACCGGGATCGTGGTGCAGGCGCTCGCTCGCCCCGAGTGGCTCGTCGAGATCGACGCGACCGCCGTGATCAGCGAGCGGAGCGAGTCGTGA
- a CDS encoding LysR substrate-binding domain-containing protein yields the protein MAQRFAITLTQLTYFAECAKRLNMTVASQELHVAQSAISTAISHLERTLGTSLFIRQHAKGLVLTRTGEQLLQDTHRIFGMLSDSIDSIRADGGEVRGSVTVACFKTLAPFLLPLLIGRLQERHPELSVEFIEGDHEETLTSLRSGRAEIAVNYRLSDPEGISSEHVGDVPPHVVLSTDHPLAGRRTIALAELADEPLVLLDLPDSRGYFLDILRSAGIAPRLKYRASSYETVRSMVAMGLGYSILNQRPRISGSYTGAELAAIEISDDVPALEMVISSLAQVNRSARAHAVASAVHEIIAEQPGLSRAPRHD from the coding sequence ATGGCCCAGCGCTTCGCGATCACGCTCACCCAGCTCACCTACTTCGCCGAGTGCGCGAAGAGGCTCAACATGACGGTCGCCAGCCAGGAGCTCCACGTCGCGCAGTCGGCCATCTCGACGGCGATCTCCCACCTCGAGCGCACGCTCGGCACCTCGCTCTTCATCCGCCAGCACGCGAAGGGCCTCGTCCTCACCCGCACGGGCGAGCAGCTGCTGCAGGACACGCACCGCATCTTCGGCATGCTCTCGGACAGCATCGACTCGATCCGCGCCGACGGGGGCGAGGTGCGCGGATCCGTCACGGTCGCGTGCTTCAAGACGCTCGCACCGTTCCTCCTGCCGCTGCTGATCGGCCGCCTGCAGGAGCGACACCCCGAGCTCTCGGTCGAGTTCATCGAGGGCGACCACGAGGAGACCCTGACCTCCCTGCGCAGCGGGCGCGCCGAGATCGCCGTCAACTACCGCCTCAGCGACCCGGAGGGCATCAGCAGCGAGCACGTCGGCGATGTGCCGCCCCACGTCGTCCTGAGCACCGACCATCCTCTCGCGGGACGCCGCACCATCGCCCTCGCCGAGCTCGCCGACGAGCCCCTCGTACTGCTCGACCTCCCCGACAGCCGCGGCTACTTCCTCGACATCCTGCGCAGCGCGGGCATCGCGCCCCGGCTCAAGTACCGCGCCTCGAGCTACGAGACGGTCCGATCGATGGTGGCGATGGGGCTCGGCTACTCGATCCTCAACCAGCGCCCGCGCATCTCGGGCAGCTACACCGGCGCCGAGCTGGCCGCCATCGAGATCAGCGACGACGTGCCGGCGCTCGAGATGGTGATCTCGTCGCTCGCGCAGGTGAACCGCTCGGCTCGCGCCCACGCCGTCGCCTCCGCCGTGCACGAGATCATCGCCGAGCAGCCGGGCCTCTCCCGCGCACCGCGCCACGACTAG
- a CDS encoding flavin-containing monooxygenase: MSSPAPETTEVLVVGGGQAGVAMSEHLTARGIPHVVLERHRIAERWRSERWDSLVANGPAWHDRFPGLEFDDLDPDEFAPKERVAAYFEAYAEKFGLPIRTGVEVTSVRRDPQRPGFFRAETSAGPVEARYVVAATGAFQLPSIPPIVPPDAGIEQLHSSQYRNPEQLPEGGVLVVGAGSSGVQIADELRQSGREVFLAVGPHDRPPQRYRGRSFVWWLGTLGLWEKTTPAAGAEHVTIAVSGAHGGHTIDFRNLAADGITLVGRANAYDDGVMRFGDDLAANIRRGDENYLSVLDHADAYVARTGIDLPEEPEARELGPEPACVTDPILELNLAEAGITSIIWATGFRSDYSWLQVDALDEQGRPKQVRGVSAEPGVYFLGLPWQSHRGSTFIWGVWHDAKFIADKIEIQRSYLAYEGDGTPKAGLPARPTARLTAA; the protein is encoded by the coding sequence ATGTCGAGCCCAGCACCCGAGACCACCGAGGTTCTCGTCGTCGGCGGCGGCCAGGCCGGCGTCGCGATGAGCGAGCACCTGACCGCCCGCGGGATCCCGCACGTCGTGCTCGAGCGGCACCGCATCGCCGAGCGCTGGCGCTCGGAGCGCTGGGACTCGCTCGTCGCCAACGGCCCCGCGTGGCACGACCGCTTCCCCGGCCTCGAGTTCGACGACCTCGACCCTGATGAGTTCGCGCCAAAGGAGCGCGTGGCCGCCTACTTCGAGGCCTACGCCGAGAAGTTCGGCCTCCCCATCCGCACCGGCGTCGAGGTGACCTCCGTGCGCCGCGATCCGCAGCGGCCGGGCTTCTTCCGCGCCGAGACGAGCGCCGGCCCCGTCGAGGCGCGCTACGTCGTCGCGGCGACGGGCGCCTTCCAGCTCCCGTCCATCCCGCCCATCGTGCCGCCGGACGCGGGCATCGAGCAGCTCCACTCGAGCCAGTACCGCAACCCGGAGCAGCTGCCCGAGGGCGGCGTGCTCGTGGTCGGCGCCGGCTCCTCGGGGGTCCAGATCGCCGACGAGCTGCGCCAGTCGGGGCGCGAGGTCTTCCTCGCGGTCGGCCCGCACGACCGCCCCCCGCAGCGCTATCGCGGGCGCAGCTTCGTGTGGTGGCTCGGCACCCTGGGCCTGTGGGAGAAGACGACCCCCGCCGCCGGCGCCGAGCACGTCACCATCGCGGTGAGCGGCGCGCACGGCGGTCACACCATCGACTTCCGCAACCTCGCGGCCGACGGCATCACCCTCGTGGGCCGGGCCAACGCCTACGACGACGGCGTGATGCGCTTCGGCGACGACCTCGCCGCGAACATCCGCCGGGGCGACGAGAACTACCTCTCTGTGCTCGACCATGCCGACGCCTACGTCGCCCGCACCGGGATCGACCTCCCCGAGGAGCCCGAGGCGCGCGAGCTCGGCCCCGAGCCCGCCTGCGTCACCGACCCGATCCTCGAGCTGAACCTCGCCGAGGCGGGCATCACCTCGATCATCTGGGCCACCGGCTTCCGCTCCGACTACTCGTGGCTGCAGGTCGACGCGCTCGACGAGCAGGGTCGCCCGAAGCAGGTGCGCGGCGTCTCGGCCGAACCCGGCGTCTACTTCCTCGGCCTGCCCTGGCAGTCCCACCGCGGTTCGACGTTCATCTGGGGCGTGTGGCACGACGCGAAGTTCATCGCCGACAAGATCGAGATCCAGCGCAGCTACCTCGCCTACGAGGGAGACGGCACCCCGAAGGCGGGGCTGCCGGCGCGGCCGACGGCCCGACTCACGGCGGCCTAG